Genomic window (Bombus vancouverensis nearcticus chromosome 2, iyBomVanc1_principal, whole genome shotgun sequence):
ATCTTTTCGCGTGCTTTCCACGACCAGCTCATTTATCAAGCTGGCTTCCATTAATATCCGACAAAATAGTACAGGGACGCGTGACATCCCATAGAAGTCATGGCTGTCCGGCAAGCGGTACCAGGTTCTGCATCTCACGGTGCCTATATCTGGCAGAGTTTCGCACGCGTCTCTAAGGCCACGTTTTCGGATAGCATGGCTGACCGACTCGGCTCCCTCGAGCGTATGCCGCGTGACGCGATTAGTAATGTTCATCCGATGCTCTCTCGTGCGAGTTTGCAAGCAATATCATACTACCAAGTACGAAGCGGCGGTCGACTCCGAACCTCCTTTGCTTCCGAACTACGTTTCCACACTTCCCGCTACTTAATTGCTAATCTTTCTAAATTACAATATCCTTCTTCTTACAACCTGTTCTGAGAATTATCTCAACGTCTTCGGCATGCTGATACGTTTCCTCTGTTATTTAACGATACgaattacaaatattaaattcTTTCAGGCCCAAGGATACTTCGATACGATTACGTACGACAAATCGATAGATACCGCGAAAGCGAAataaaacttaaaaaaaaaaagaaaactggaCAAAACTGTTTGTATCCTCCGTTGAGCATTGAAAGGAACAGATAAGCAACGATATTACGCACGTTGCATTATATAATGTAACGATATAAAAGAATCGTACTTCGAAATTCCCATTACCCGGAGTCCGTTAGTTACGTTACGAAAAgcggaaacgaagaaaataagttGGTACGATAAAGCATaatgttttcaattttcaaacatttatatAGACTGGGGAAGATAAGCGGCAAGTCGATCGCATTACCAAGTAAAATTTCATCGTTGCTTTTTGTTACGAATTAGatgaaaattgtttaaaattcttttaaacCGACGAACGAGACGTATATGCTTGGAAAAAGTCACGTAATCCACGGAAATGTACGGAATTGCGTTTGATTCCACGCAAACACGGACGACTGCACGCATTCGCTTTCCCATCTTATCCTCGGATTTCTAGTGATTTAGTCCAAATCATAGGGATTTGTTTGCGCAAAAGCTTTGCAACGTGTTTTCTATTAGAAAGCTTAGGCGTGCTCCTACGGACAGATCTGTATCGCGTTCACCTATCGTTAATCGAAGATCGGGAAGCTTTCGGAAGCGATTCAACAAGGAGATTTATTACGAAAGTTAATCGAATGGCGGCTTTGGTGAAACGAGAAACTTGTACTTATTGTTAGTTAGTATACTTTACCGAGTAAGGTTACGTTGCGTTCACTTTCTATTCCTACTTTCTATTTTCACGCTGTTAATCGACAGAACTACGATAGGAACAATAGAAGCGGTGCTTATCAACAGCTTCGTCGATCGAAACTAAAAGCAGCGTTCCTTTTAACGCGGTACCGTGGAGACTTTGGGTGTGTTCTTCATCTCGGTACGTTAAGATCGTTAAAGTGTGTACTTCAAAATGCAAATAAAGAGGCAGCGAAGGCGGTAACGCGGGCGCTTTGAAAAACTTTGAAAAACGATAAAGACCTACGGGTATAGGATTGTTCGACGAGTGGTAAGTTTTGCCGATAATGGGACTATCGACGTTCCTTGTTTTTCTTCGACTACTACCGCCGGCAGCTTTGTCGATAGCGCTACCGACAACGTCCGGTTTCCCGCGCCATCCGCTCTGTTCATGCGAAATGGAAAAAACGATTATGGACGAGACGCGACCAATCTCACCTAAATGTCAATCGTAATTAAATTGCGTCTCGATTATTCCTTTCTCTACAGATATCTAGACCTTTGCAGGTTAACCAAGCGCGCGACGAgcttatatttgagaaatttacaacgttaaaaacgtccagtggacgttcgagttTGACCAATTAGGCTCTTAGAATAGAATTAAAATGGCGCAACGGACGATTACAGATCGAGGCTGAAGCTTTTAAACAGACGTCGCCCGAAGATAACAAGAATTTGTCGATGCAGCGATCGTGATTGTTGAACTGTACAAAAGTTCGTTGTACTTGTACATAGAAGAGTCATAATCCGGCGCCCAAACCCTGGCACAACCAACTTCAACCGgagtaatattaattttcaaatttatctcGTTAGCTTTAAAACGTGGGTAAAATGCGAAGTAGAAGGCGCGAACCTCGAGATGCTTTTATTCCTTCGAGTGCTTTGTCAAATCGAAAAGGGTGGAAGATCCAACGTTCAAGTCCAACGCATCCTCTGTGCCGGTCGAGAAAGACGTGGAAAACAAGGTCGGGTCGTCCAACGTTGATCGATATTTTCCAATAATTCTTATCGGTGATCAGAGTTCTGGAGGACGggatatttttcttatttgcaATTTCGCTCGATCGAGCTGCGAATAAATAATATCGAGCTTGCGCCTTTCACGTTTCCCCATTGACTCTCAAATTACAGAATATCTCGCGACACTCGTCGATATTCCAAAGCAATTAAACTTCTCTTCCCCTCGAGCTTTTTGTCCAGCCGGTTTTTGCGTCTGGCTTTCTTCTTCGCGGCTTTCTCCATTACTTATCGGCAGCCTTTGTGCAGAGTTCGCATTAAAGCGGCCTTTATCcacttcttctccttctcttcgaTTAATTCAGTCTATTGTGACAAGCCACGCTCGAAGGACCTGTTGGTTTAGGTTCGCGAACCAACTAATACGCACCCGGCTTCTCCTCGCGTCTGCTTATCGTTGTAATCTTCATTTGCGATATTTATCGGAAAGATTCTCTACGCTATTCGCAGTTTTACGATTTTCCTGCAAGTTACGCCTTCCAATTTTTAAATAccaagattaaaaaaaaattgcttTATATTATTAGACGGAGCATCTGTTTTAAACTATATCGACCAACGATCAAATAACTGTTACATCCATTTGCTTCCATCCATTCCATGCGTTTGTCTTTAAATATTGGATATATTTTTACACGCGCATTTATTATCAACATTGTCGACGTACCTCTACTCGCAACCTTTTGGCGCTACTTTCTTTCGTACTCTCCATTTTCATGTACTCTGACGATGATGCTACGTTGCGCGTTCGGATATTTAAAAAGTTTTGAAATACCAGCAGAGAAGCTAAACTCGTGCTTACCATAGTAACTCCCCGAATTTTGATCGGCCGATTTGAAAGTCAATACACCGTCGCATCCCGGAGATCCTTTAAAACGAATTAAAGTTGCAACGCGTTTGAAAATTTCCATTTCGAGTCGTCTCGACGGCGCGCGAATCTGGAGGTCTGGATGGATACCAAGCAACTTGATCTATGTAATTTTCTTTTGCAGCGTATTGTAACACGGATCGATAGACCGACTCAGACGGTTCCTTTCAGACTTTATTTTCTGCTCGCCAACTTTTATTTATACGAGGTGTTTTCGACCGTAAAGTCGGTTTATACGCGTCAACCCGGCCAAATACGCGTTCACACTCGCATTCCACATCCCTGAGAAAGCGAATCCTGCGTCTCCGACAAATTCCATCGATCGTCATATCGTTAATTCTCGTTGATAAAATTCTCTGctaaatatttgtattaatttgaaaACTCGATCGAACGAAAGGCGTATACGAGGCCTATAACTTTGTGTATGTATCTTCACCTCTCGATATCGATGAACAAACAGCCCATTGCTGCGGAAAATGAGCTTTCCTTCCGTCATAGTTTATTGCACCGTGACTCGAAGGGAATCAAAGATACAAAAGGTTTCAATAACCGGAGGCTTTTCTGGCAGGTACACTTGCGCGTCGTCTCCCAAATGGATTTCGCATTGTCGTGCCGGAAGCTGCATGGCACGCTTTATTTCCTCTTTTCCCTCGGCGACGCATCCTGATGTACCAGTCGAATCCTGATACGGAATTGTCGCGGACGCGTTCGTTGCAGCCcattaattttgaaattcgtCCAGCTAGGAGACGATTCTCATAGGAGCGCGATACGCTGTTCCTGTTCCTTCTATTCCGTTTTTCTCCGGTTTCCtgttcgaaattttcgcgattggAACACTTCCTATCAGCTGTACGGTAGGACGGCTTAAGCGGAACACTTTTTAAATGGAGTTCTGTTCTTGCACAATGGCAGTCTGCGACAGGACCCTTAGATGCACGACTCCGACGAACACGGGCTTAGGTTTGACGAAAAGGCTACACCGTGCCCACTATGGTTCGTCGTTTCGAGGGACGAAATGGATCAAAAGCGCGAGAAAGCTCCCAATCGTCAAATGGATTTCTCTATCGCGACGTTCTAGGTTTCtatttctgttatttttcaTCAAACACTCTAGGAATCGTATAAACTGTCCTCCGTTTCTCTTTGCGACTCTGCTCGATGGTCCCCGGTTTTTACATGGCTGAATTTCCCTTACCGCGAACATCGTTATAAACGTTATAATCCGCTTGCTTGCTTTTGATTGGGTTTGACACAAGTAGAATCGGCTACAGCCAAGTATCGGTATGATTTTACATTATCCTATCAATAGACTGTTTCGACGTGATGGGTATTACTTTAAATTGCAAATTGAAAGCGACTGATCTAGGGAGCGCAAGTGCCTCCAAAGtatatatataacgttatatataaatgtatgttTACGTTAATAATTAAGGATTGAAATTCAAACATTTTCTTTATATCGGGATAAAATTACTCAGCTCGTCGTTTCAATTGGAAACGTtccgaaaaattaaaaacagatCTCCGTAAAAACTTTTTCCTTTAGCAGGAATATAGAAACGCGAGAAGTCATGATTATTTAACATATAAATCGTGGAAGCTCCTGTTCGAAAGATCGAAAGATGGAAAGATCGAAAGATCGAAGGATCGCCAACAGGTTGACTCTGAATGCCAGTTGTTATCCCATTTTATTTCGCGTACAAAAGCGGAGGAAGACGATAAAAAATGAAGTTTTCAGGCGAAGCATTTGGGATCCGGGAATTGTATTTCCAGCATAAATTTCGGCTGGTCGATGGCTTTCCCGGTGGGAGAAAGACAGCGTAACAACCATCCTAACTTCTCGCTCATCGCGTATTCTAGTCAGCAGTTTTGGAAGAGCGAGTAGCGTCCAATCCAAAGCTGAAACTGGGTCAACATTTGCTCGCCAATCTGAGAAAAGAACGAAATACGTTCGCAAGAACAGACCGCCTCTGCGATGTCGAACGAGATCCAACCAGATAGTTTCTCACCATTGATCGGAAACTTCTGTTTTTCGTCCGATTTAGAAATTCTCATCCGAAACGTTCGTCCGTTGTCACAAATCCAATTAAACGTTCGACGTTTGTCTCGATGATTTTTCACTAAAATCTGTCATTCGCGTGTTTCGAACGGTCACTTTCGTTTAATATCGATGTGTCGAGCTTTTCTCAAAAGTATAATTCTTTCTGCAAAATGCGTATCGCGATCGATGTAAACCGGAACCATGTTAACGGTTTTCCGAGATAACAACAAAGATAACGTTTGCACGTTTAATAATTTGTCGAGCTTCGTGAACTATGCATTACGTAAGGAATGGTTTAAGTGCATAGCACATAAACAATTTCGAGGACAGTGAACACGATCCCCGATATACCTGCGTACGTGTTACGATATATTACGTTAGTTTCGTTCGTTTTGCTTGCTTCTTCATACGCTATTTGCGGAAACTTGCGTACTATTCGAAATCGAAGAGCGACAAATGCATTGCATTTATCGACGAGTCTGAGATATCTTCGATGTTTCCTCTCCGGATCGATTCGTTGGCCACGCGAAACGCAAACGACTGTGCGCTGTTAAAAGAATTAAGAGAGATCTTTAATCAAAAGAATTAAGAGAGACGGatgggaaaaataataataattattaaaaaattaaaatttatatttgtccAGGTTAGATCGAAACCGGAAGAATaagtttttctttcatttcgatTTGCATTTGAAGCGTGGATTCGATTTCATCTGAAGTTATGTCCATAAATTCTCATGCGATCCAAACACGCTCGTTCGTTTTTATACGATCcaatgtacaaatatttaaatatttatcttaCTTTAAATTGACATGGTCGGGAGGAACAGCGTGGAATTGAGACGAAATATGGAAATTGCAGacgatgaaaataatatggTACGCGTTCCTACATTTGTACGTATTCCCTGTATGTTGCGCAATCGAACAACAGACGACGTCGCCAATTATAATATCAACGACGGGCACTACCGAGAACCTGGGAAAAACGGAAAAAGTCGAGGAGCAAGAGGAGGAGCAGAAGGAAATTGAGGCCGTGCCGATGACGGAACAGGTTATGGATGCCAACATAAAAATAACCGACGTGCCGGACGTGGAAGAAACCACCGAACACTGGGACGCAAACTGGGACAAGAACAAGGTTATACGAGATGTCGCCTATTATATTCGTGCGCACAAATTTCAAGACTATGATCGTCGTTATTACAAGCGGCTGGAAGATTCGCCGAGCAGACTTTACGAGGAATTTCCGAAACCACCTTTAAGGTCTTTGCATTGGGAAGTACGCAGGTACCGGTGGTAGCCATCCGATCGTTATCAATTCCAAAGCGAATTATTCGATGTACGTATCGCTAAATCATATTTCATGACTGGAAATTGGAATCTACTAATCGATTCAAAGCAAGAAATTTCATTCGTATCTCGTAACGTGCAATTCGATTTCCAGCAATAAATGATATCTGCTGGTACTACTTCTAAATAATCTAATAATCGAAGAAATAATTAGATCTACGTTTCTAATTCAAAAGTTGCCTCGTTGTATAAAGTAGCAAGATGTGCGTGAAAATTTCTCATCGTTCGTTGCGTAACATTACGCGTGTTATTTTATACCGTTCGATGTATTGATTTATATATTAACTTTGCTGTATCGTCGagaaatcaaataaattattttttcattattcgtttcGCACGCTCAAAATACTACCGGTTTATTGTTAAAGCGATACGCGGCTTTCAAGAACCGATCGTTAACGATGGTGTGTCTATTTGATCTCAGTTCGTTCGATTTCGATACGTACATCGATTGGCTAGTTTGAAATACAATATTTAGCAATAAAAGCGAGAAATCCAAATCAAGATGGAAAAAACTGTGTAAATGTGGATAACAACGATGTTGGACCATTGTACGCAGACACTGCGAGGCAAGCTTCGTCGAATGCCTGAAATATATCGAAAGCATCGTTAAACTGACTGCTCTGAAGCGAGAAGACGACATTGTCACGATCATGAAAGAACAAAAATGGAATCTAGCGAACAACGCCAAGCAAATTCAAGCCGCTCAAAAGGATTGTCTTGCAGGTCAGAGACGCGACGATCTAACCATGCCACCCTTTCAAGGTCCAATAGGCAAGTACCCGCGCTTTCATCCAAGCCTTTCTAATAAAAACGGAAGGTTACCGATCGATATGGAAAACGATCTCTCCAATaagatattttttgttttccgATACTCGATAACCTTCAACTCTTTCATGTTCGCAatgttttacttttttcttccgTGAAACATCGAATTTCAACGAGGAAAGTATATCAGAGAAAAATCCAGGGGCCGATAGAGCAATTCGATTATCGGAAAATGGTCGTACAAAAAGGTACTTAGGAAAGTCCGAGCCAGTGACACATGCCATCGCCGCAAAGTGCATCGCCGAATGACTAAACTAAACATAGTCATCGTTGCCCTTCGATCAAACTCTTGCAATTCGTATTTGCGAAATGGAATTTATATACCGTTCGAACGCTCTCGGTCTTACGCGCATTCCCGAATGCTCGTTGGACACCGACACGCCGGACACGTCATATtataaatagaagaaaatttggacTTAGAACGGTTTCAGTGGCGCACTACGGTCAGTTACTACATGTGCTGGTACACGATGCTCGGCGTTCCAGAATTGAGCATTTTCGGAGAGTCGTGCGATAACCACGCCAACTGTCGGGTCGAATCCGACTCCGGGAACGAAGACCCGAGAACCGATGACACGATACCATATGCTTGCGCCCTTTATAGTTTCTGTCCGGATCATTGTTGCCCCATGAAACATATCCGGGATATGACGGATTGCCATCAGTCGCGGGACAATCCCTGTTACGCTGGGAACCCACCGGGTGCGTAGAAATCACCTTACACTGCCACCATAAGCGGATTCTCACCATTTTCGATCCCACCGCTCCACCTAATTTCCTATCGGATATTCCATTACTTCGCCAGTCAAAGACACTGTCATCGTGTTTCACGCTTACCGCCAGACGTTTCTTAATCGACTATTTAATTCTAGTTTTTCAAAGATATTTCGTTTTTCGCGATCGTGATCTTACGAGAAAGC
Coding sequences:
- the LOC143303795 gene encoding uncharacterized protein LOC143303795, with translation MKIIWYAFLHLYVFPVCCAIEQQTTSPIIISTTGTTENLGKTEKVEEQEEEQKEIEAVPMTEQVMDANIKITDVPDVEETTEHWDANWDKNKVIRDVAYYIRAHKFQDYDRRYYKRLEDSPSRLYEEFPKPPLRSLHWEVRRHCEASFVECLKYIESIVKLTALKREDDIVTIMKEQKWNLANNAKQIQAAQKDCLAGQRRDDLTMPPFQGPIGKYPRFHPSLSNKNGRLPIDMENDLSNKIFFVFRYSITFNSFMFAMFYFFLP